A genomic region of Leptotrichia hofstadii contains the following coding sequences:
- the ilvD gene encoding dihydroxy-acid dehydratase, which yields MTMKGKGRSNNLTRGEARAPHRSLLKGLGFTSEEMDRPIIGIANSFNEIIPGHVHLKNLVQAVKDGIRMAGGVPMEFNTIGICDGLAMNHIGMKFSLVTRNIIADSIEAVAMATPFDAIVFMPNCDKVVPGMLIAAARLNIPSIFVSGGAMLAGVYKGKKIGLSNVFEAVGEYEAGLITKRELNSVEEMACPTCGSCAGMYTANTMNCLTEALGLGLPGNGTVPAVFSERIRLAKKAGMQIMEVLKADVRPKDILTREAFENAVAMDMALGGSSNTALHLPAIAHEAGIKLTLEDFNEIAKITPQLCKLSPSGEHFIEDLYRAGGVTGVMKRLLENGRLHENTKTVALRTQGELAKEAFINDDDVIKPWDKPAYKTGGIAVLKGNLAPDGCVVKEGAVDPEMLQHTGPAKVFNSEEEAVEAIVGGKIVAGDVVIIRYEGPKGGPGMREMLSPTAMIAGMGLDKDVALITDGRFSGATRGASIGHVSPEAASGGNIAIVQDGDIIEIDIPSRTINIKISDEEIEARKAKLEPFKIEVKGYLKKYAMHVSSADRGAIEILD from the coding sequence ATGACAATGAAAGGAAAAGGAAGAAGTAACAACTTGACAAGAGGAGAGGCTAGAGCTCCACACAGATCGCTTTTGAAAGGGCTAGGATTTACAAGTGAGGAAATGGATCGTCCAATTATTGGGATTGCTAATTCATTTAATGAAATTATACCGGGGCATGTTCATTTGAAAAATTTGGTTCAGGCTGTGAAGGATGGTATAAGAATGGCTGGAGGAGTTCCAATGGAATTTAATACAATTGGAATTTGTGATGGACTTGCAATGAATCATATTGGGATGAAATTTTCACTGGTAACAAGAAACATAATCGCAGATTCAATTGAAGCAGTTGCAATGGCTACTCCGTTTGATGCGATTGTATTTATGCCAAATTGTGATAAGGTAGTGCCTGGAATGTTAATTGCAGCTGCAAGACTAAATATACCTTCAATATTTGTAAGTGGAGGAGCGATGCTTGCGGGAGTGTATAAAGGTAAGAAGATAGGGCTTAGTAATGTGTTTGAAGCAGTTGGAGAATATGAAGCTGGATTAATAACTAAAAGAGAACTTAATTCTGTTGAAGAAATGGCATGTCCGACTTGCGGATCTTGTGCAGGAATGTATACGGCAAATACAATGAACTGCCTAACAGAAGCGCTTGGACTAGGGCTTCCAGGAAATGGAACTGTACCAGCGGTATTTTCAGAAAGAATACGGCTTGCTAAAAAAGCTGGGATGCAAATTATGGAAGTATTGAAAGCAGATGTTCGTCCAAAAGATATTTTGACAAGAGAAGCATTTGAAAATGCTGTTGCAATGGATATGGCTCTTGGTGGATCATCAAATACAGCTCTACACTTGCCAGCGATAGCACATGAAGCAGGAATAAAATTGACATTGGAGGATTTTAATGAAATTGCAAAAATAACTCCGCAATTGTGTAAATTATCGCCATCTGGTGAACATTTTATAGAAGACTTGTATAGAGCAGGTGGAGTAACAGGAGTCATGAAAAGACTGCTTGAAAATGGAAGATTGCATGAAAATACAAAAACAGTAGCATTGCGTACTCAAGGAGAACTTGCAAAAGAAGCATTTATAAATGATGATGATGTAATCAAGCCTTGGGATAAGCCAGCCTACAAAACTGGTGGAATTGCAGTATTAAAAGGAAATTTGGCACCAGATGGCTGCGTTGTTAAAGAAGGAGCAGTAGATCCAGAAATGTTACAGCATACAGGGCCAGCAAAAGTATTTAATAGTGAGGAAGAAGCTGTAGAAGCAATTGTTGGTGGAAAAATCGTAGCAGGAGATGTTGTAATTATTAGATATGAAGGACCAAAAGGTGGGCCTGGAATGAGAGAAATGTTATCGCCAACAGCTATGATTGCTGGAATGGGGCTTGATAAGGATGTTGCGTTAATTACAGACGGAAGATTTTCTGGAGCGACAAGAGGAGCTTCAATTGGACATGTTTCTCCAGAGGCCGCTTCAGGTGGAAATATTGCTATAGTTCAAGATGGAGATATTATTGAAATTGATATTCCAAGCAGAACAATAAACATAAAAATTTCAGATGAAGAAATTGAAGCAAGAAAAGCTAAATTGGAGCCATTCAAAATTGAAGTAAAAGGGTATTTGAAAAAATATGCAATGCACGTGTCTTCTGCAGATAGAGGGGCTATTGAAATATTGGATTAA
- a CDS encoding alpha/beta hydrolase, with protein sequence MGNGGESKVLNIELSQEKIKSIVNVTYSQPVSYFRKNIKLEMDILKPSREGKFPTVLFVTGGSFAHSYKENYLQQRIEIAKAGYVVASMEYRTIPDGVFPQSVEDVKSAIRFLKANADEYGVDKERIAIMGDSAGGYLVAMAGATNGTRNFDKGENLSENSDIKAVIDIYGVTDFGEVDFEIPDDIDEGYRAILLSVKFWLNDVRNDIKVTNPISYISSKTPPFLLMHGDADTLVPPVQTEKLHKALIEKGIESTRYVVTGAGHSDEYWFQPEIVNIIIEFLNEKIKNV encoded by the coding sequence ATGGGAAATGGTGGAGAAAGTAAAGTTTTAAATATTGAGCTGTCACAGGAAAAAATAAAATCAATAGTGAATGTTACTTATTCACAGCCAGTCAGCTATTTTAGAAAAAATATAAAATTGGAAATGGATATTTTGAAACCTAGTAGGGAAGGGAAATTTCCAACAGTGCTGTTCGTAACAGGTGGCTCATTTGCACATAGCTACAAGGAAAATTATTTACAGCAAAGAATTGAAATTGCAAAGGCTGGTTATGTGGTTGCAAGCATGGAATATAGAACTATTCCTGATGGAGTATTTCCACAAAGTGTAGAAGATGTAAAATCAGCAATCAGATTTTTGAAGGCTAATGCTGATGAATATGGGGTAGACAAGGAGAGAATAGCTATAATGGGAGATTCTGCTGGTGGATATCTTGTAGCAATGGCTGGAGCGACAAATGGAACAAGAAATTTTGACAAAGGTGAAAATTTATCTGAAAATAGCGATATAAAAGCAGTTATTGATATTTATGGAGTAACAGACTTTGGAGAAGTGGATTTTGAAATTCCAGATGACATTGATGAAGGTTATAGGGCAATATTATTATCAGTGAAATTTTGGCTAAATGATGTAAGAAATGATATAAAAGTAACAAATCCAATATCATATATTTCTTCCAAAACCCCACCATTTTTATTAATGCACGGAGATGCAGATACTTTAGTGCCTCCAGTTCAAACAGAAAAACTTCACAAGGCATTAATTGAAAAAGGGATAGAATCAACAAGATATGTAGTAACTGGGGCAGGACATTCTGATGAATATTGGTTTCAGCCAGAAATTGTAAATATAATAATAGAGTTTTTAAATGAAAAGATAAAAAATGTCTAA
- the ilvA gene encoding threonine ammonia-lyase, which produces MHKLYDFIEARERLSTVITKTKLIHSSVFSKETGNDVYIKPENLQRTGSFKIRGAYNKIAKLTEEEKRKGVIASSAGNHAQGVALAAQKLGIKAVIVMPKYTPLIKVEATRQYGAEVILAGEEYDDAYNYARELQEKEGYVFIHPFNDDDVVEGQGTIALEVLEELPDADIILVPLGGGGLISGIALAAKLKNPMIKIIGVEPEGAASAIAALKNGDVVELPETNTIADGTAVRKIGELNFDYIKNYVDDIITISDYELMESFLLLVEKHKIVAENAGVLSVAALRKINEKGKKIVSILSGGNIDVLTISSMINKGLIVRGRIFRFSVDLPDKPGQLVAVSQILSEQNANVIRLEHNQFKNLNRFHDVELQVTVETNGEEHINKITEEFSKRGYVIKRLNSQEIE; this is translated from the coding sequence TTGCATAAACTTTATGATTTTATAGAAGCAAGAGAGAGATTAAGCACTGTGATAACAAAAACTAAATTGATTCACAGTTCAGTGTTCTCGAAAGAAACTGGAAATGATGTTTATATTAAGCCTGAAAATTTACAAAGAACAGGTTCGTTTAAAATTAGGGGAGCATATAACAAGATTGCAAAATTGACTGAAGAGGAAAAGAGAAAGGGAGTTATTGCTTCATCAGCAGGGAATCATGCTCAGGGTGTGGCTCTTGCGGCTCAGAAACTAGGAATTAAGGCAGTTATTGTAATGCCTAAATATACACCGCTTATAAAGGTGGAAGCAACTCGTCAATATGGAGCTGAGGTTATTTTAGCAGGGGAAGAATATGATGATGCCTATAATTATGCGAGAGAATTGCAGGAGAAGGAAGGGTATGTGTTTATTCATCCGTTTAATGATGATGATGTTGTGGAAGGACAGGGAACGATTGCACTTGAAGTGTTAGAAGAATTACCTGATGCTGATATAATTCTTGTGCCACTTGGAGGTGGAGGACTAATTTCAGGAATTGCACTTGCGGCAAAACTGAAAAATCCTATGATAAAAATAATCGGTGTGGAGCCAGAAGGAGCAGCTTCGGCAATTGCGGCTCTAAAAAATGGAGATGTTGTGGAACTGCCTGAAACTAATACAATTGCTGATGGAACAGCAGTTAGGAAAATTGGGGAATTGAATTTTGATTATATAAAAAATTATGTGGACGATATAATTACAATTTCAGATTATGAACTTATGGAGTCATTTCTTCTATTAGTTGAAAAACATAAAATTGTTGCAGAAAATGCAGGAGTTCTTTCGGTTGCGGCACTTAGAAAAATTAATGAAAAAGGAAAGAAGATTGTATCAATTTTAAGTGGAGGAAATATTGATGTGCTGACTATTTCTTCTATGATAAATAAAGGGCTTATTGTAAGAGGTAGAATATTTAGATTTTCGGTTGACTTGCCTGATAAACCGGGGCAGCTGGTTGCTGTGTCACAAATTCTTTCTGAACAGAATGCAAATGTTATAAGGCTTGAGCATAATCAATTTAAAAATCTTAACAGATTTCACGATGTAGAACTTCAGGTAACAGTAGAAACGAATGGCGAGGAGCATATTAACAAAATAACAGAGGAATTTAGTAAAAGAGGATATGTAATAAAAAGGTTAAATTCTCAGGAAATAGAATAA
- the ilvB gene encoding biosynthetic-type acetolactate synthase large subunit → MSSEMINGARMLLECLHKVGVTDMFGYPGGAVIPIYDEIYSFDKIKHYFARHEQGAVHAADGYARVSGKVGVCLATSGPGATNLVTGIMTAHMDSIPLLAITGQVRSNLLGRDAFQETDIVGITVPITKGNYLVQNIKDIPRIIKEAYFIASTGRPGPVLVDIPNDIQQQEISYDEFNKLFDKEVQLEGYEPTYVGHPVQIKRALSLIKKAKKPLIIAGAGVMKSGASKELLELANKMDIPVTTTLLGLGAFPENHELSLGMLGMHGTVPANYATDEADLVIAAGIRFDDRIAGNPSKFCEHAKIIHIDIDPAEIDKNKKADVPIVGDLKNVLSEINKELEPQDHKEWTDKVKEWKKEYPLAHRDVGKDKLLPQEVLKAINDILDGDTIVVTDVGQHQMWAAQYMTYKNANSIVTSGGAGTMGFGVPAAIGAQVGARDKKVVLIVGDGGFQMTLEEIMMIRQYNLPVKVVIINNSFLGMVRQWQELFKDRRYSFVDLECNPDFVKIADAYGIKSERLQTKADLENKLKDLILSDEGVILDCIVEKEENVFPMIPAGKTVSQMIGKKGVLEND, encoded by the coding sequence ATGAGTAGCGAAATGATAAATGGTGCAAGAATGCTGTTGGAGTGCCTGCATAAAGTAGGTGTGACTGATATGTTTGGGTATCCGGGTGGAGCAGTAATACCTATTTATGATGAAATTTACAGTTTTGACAAGATTAAACATTACTTTGCAAGACATGAGCAGGGGGCAGTACATGCGGCAGACGGATATGCGAGAGTTTCTGGAAAAGTGGGAGTTTGTCTTGCAACTTCGGGACCTGGAGCAACAAATTTGGTTACAGGGATTATGACAGCACACATGGACTCTATACCATTGCTGGCAATAACAGGGCAGGTAAGAAGCAACTTGCTTGGTAGAGATGCTTTTCAGGAAACTGACATTGTAGGAATTACCGTTCCAATAACAAAAGGGAATTATCTGGTGCAAAATATTAAAGATATTCCAAGAATCATAAAAGAAGCTTATTTTATAGCTTCAACAGGAAGACCAGGACCTGTACTGGTAGATATTCCAAATGATATTCAACAGCAGGAAATATCTTATGATGAATTTAATAAGCTGTTTGACAAAGAAGTGCAGCTGGAAGGATACGAGCCGACTTATGTTGGGCATCCTGTACAGATAAAAAGAGCTTTATCATTGATAAAAAAAGCTAAAAAACCATTAATTATAGCGGGAGCAGGTGTCATGAAATCTGGAGCTTCAAAGGAACTTTTAGAGCTGGCAAATAAAATGGATATTCCGGTAACTACAACTCTTTTAGGACTTGGAGCGTTCCCTGAAAATCATGAATTATCACTTGGAATGCTTGGAATGCATGGTACTGTTCCAGCAAATTATGCCACAGACGAGGCAGATTTGGTAATTGCGGCTGGGATAAGATTTGATGATAGAATCGCAGGAAATCCGAGCAAATTTTGTGAACATGCGAAAATAATACATATAGATATTGATCCTGCTGAAATTGATAAAAATAAAAAGGCTGATGTGCCGATAGTTGGGGATTTAAAAAATGTACTTTCTGAAATCAATAAGGAATTGGAGCCACAGGATCACAAAGAATGGACAGATAAAGTAAAAGAATGGAAAAAAGAATATCCATTGGCACATAGAGATGTTGGTAAGGATAAATTGCTTCCACAGGAAGTGTTAAAGGCAATTAACGATATTCTGGATGGGGATACAATTGTTGTAACAGATGTTGGACAGCATCAAATGTGGGCTGCACAATATATGACTTATAAAAATGCAAATAGTATTGTAACTTCAGGTGGAGCTGGAACAATGGGATTTGGAGTGCCAGCAGCAATTGGAGCTCAAGTTGGGGCGAGAGATAAGAAAGTTGTGTTAATCGTTGGAGATGGCGGTTTTCAAATGACGCTTGAAGAAATTATGATGATTAGACAGTATAACTTGCCAGTAAAAGTAGTAATTATAAACAATTCATTCCTGGGAATGGTTAGACAATGGCAGGAATTATTTAAAGATAGAAGATATTCTTTTGTTGATTTGGAATGTAACCCTGATTTTGTGAAAATTGCTGATGCTTATGGGATAAAATCAGAAAGATTGCAGACAAAGGCGGATTTAGAAAATAAATTAAAAGATCTGATTTTATCAGATGAAGGCGTGATACTGGATTGTATCGTTGAAAAGGAAGAAAATGTCTTTCCAATGATACCAGCAGGAAAAACTGTAAGTCAAATGATAGGTAAGAAAGGGGTACTGGAAAATGATTAA
- the ilvN gene encoding acetolactate synthase small subunit: protein MIKEHEILIITKNTNGIVSRIMSMFNRRGYSVNKMTAGVTNKPGYARLTLTVDGDDKALNQIQKQVYKIVDVVKVKIFPSEGVIRRELMLIKVKSDAQTRAQIVQIADIYRGKVLDVAPNSLVIELTGNVKKLRGFVEMMKSYGILEIAKTGVVAMSRGEKM, encoded by the coding sequence ATGATTAAGGAGCATGAAATATTAATAATTACAAAAAATACAAATGGAATTGTATCAAGAATAATGTCTATGTTTAATAGAAGAGGGTATTCAGTAAACAAGATGACTGCTGGAGTTACAAATAAGCCAGGTTATGCAAGATTGACACTTACAGTTGATGGCGACGACAAGGCATTAAATCAGATTCAAAAACAAGTTTATAAAATCGTTGACGTTGTAAAAGTAAAAATTTTTCCATCGGAAGGCGTTATAAGACGTGAACTTATGCTTATAAAAGTAAAATCTGATGCTCAGACTAGAGCTCAAATCGTTCAAATTGCAGACATTTATCGTGGGAAAGTGCTGGATGTGGCACCAAACTCGCTTGTAATAGAACTTACAGGAAATGTGAAAAAATTACGTGGATTTGTGGAAATGATGAAAAGTTATGGAATACTTGAAATCGCCAAAACAGGGGTTGTAGCAATGAGTAGAGGCGAAAAAATGTAA